One genomic region from Prunus persica cultivar Lovell chromosome G3, Prunus_persica_NCBIv2, whole genome shotgun sequence encodes:
- the LOC18782565 gene encoding photosynthetic NDH subunit of subcomplex B 1, chloroplastic yields the protein MATTASLLPKPPSPFLTNTRSFPSTHFTKLSFFSPSDHPHCTKRQNLQTHAKKKNPWRDPFDDGEDPDMGYGSLFSEGKQEEDDRPPENLDNPYGFLKFPMGYSVEIASLALKVRGDVRRCCCVVSGGVYENLLFFPVIQLIKDRYPGVQVDVVASARGKQAYELNKNVRWADVYDPDDHFPEPAEYTDMVGLLKNRYYDMILSTKLAGIGHGIFLFMTTARERVSYIYPNVNAAGAGLFLSETFTPNSMNLSEGGYHMYHQMVDWLGRPVRDVPRQPLPPLKVSISKKLKQFVESKYQNAGVSKGKYIVIHGLESDSKASMQSKGDADSLLPIQMWATIARGIREFRPVFVIPHEKERENVEEVVGEDTSIVFITTPGQLAALINDSAGVITTNTAAIQLANAREKPCIALFGSEEKGKLFVPNAEEKKNCVIVSSKTRQLKDIDTEAVKRALQIFSVSLALV from the exons ATGGCCACTACAGCATCTCTGCTTCCCAAACCCCCCTCACCATTTCTCACCAACACACGTTCATTCCCTTCAACACATTTCACCAAGCTCTCATTTTTCAGCCCATCAGACCACCCCCATTGCACAAAAAGGCAAAACCTTCAGACACATGCCAAAAAGAAGAACCCCTGGCGTGACCCTTTTGATGATGGAGAGGACCCAGACATGGGGTATGGCTCTCTTTTTTCAGAGGGGAAGCAGGAAGAGGATGACAGACCGCCCGAAAACCTGGATAATCCATACGGGTTCTTGAAGTTCCCAATGGGGTATAGTGTGGAAATTGCATCATTGGCTTTGAAAGTGAGGGGGGATGTTAGGAGGTGTTGTTGTGTGGTTTCTGGTGGTGTGTATGAGAACTTGCTGTTTTTTCCGGTTATCCAGCTTATCAAGGATCGGTACCCGGGTGTGCAAGTGGATGTAGTGGCGTCTGCCAGAGGGAAGCAAGCTTATGAGTTGAATAAGAATGTGAGATGGGCTGATGTCTATGATCCTGATGATCATTTTCCTGAGCCTGCTGAGTACACTGACATGGTTGGACTTCTTAAG AATAGGTATTATGACATGATCTTATCAACCAAGCTAGCAGGGATCGGACACGGAATATTCTTGTTCATGACAACAGCCCGAGAACGGGTGAGCTATATTTATCCAAATGTAAATGCTGCAGGAGCTGGATTGTTTCTATCTGAAACATTTACACCAAATAGCATGAATCTCTCTGAAGGCGGATATCACAT GTATCACCAGATGGTTGATTGGTTGGGTAGACCGGTGCGGGATGTGCCACGGCAACCTCTGCCGCCACTTAAAGTATCAATCTCAAAGAAGCTAAAGCAGTTTGTAGAGTCCAAATATCAGAATGCAGGTGTAAGTAAAGGAAAATATATTGTGATTCATGGGTTGGAATCGGATTCGAAAGCCTCAATGCAGTCTAAGGGGGATGCTGATAGCTTACTGCCCATCCAAATGTGGGCTACAATAGCTCGTGGTATAAG GGAATTTAGGCCAGTTTTTGTCATTCCAcatgagaaagaaagggaaaatgtGGAGGAAGTAGTGGGAGAAGATACCAGCATTGTGTTCATAACAACCCCTGGGCAG CTAGCTGCCCTTATCAATGACTCGGCTGGTGTAATAACCACTAACACTGCAGCTATCCAACTTGCAAATGCACGCGAAAAACCCTG CATTGCATTATTCGGTTCtgaagagaaagggaaactATTTGTTCCCAAcgcagaagagaagaagaattgtGTTATTGTTTCATCCAAGACCAGACAATTAAAGGATATCGACACTGAAGCTGTTAAACGCGCACTTCAAATTTTCAGTGTGTCCTTAGCTCTAGTATAA
- the LOC18782980 gene encoding probable WRKY transcription factor 40 → MDYSSAAYDDTSLDLNTKPLRLFDDTPIKKEVHSKILIDFGRQLSANEESGALLEELQRVSAENKKLTEMLTVMGESYNALRSQLLDYMSKNPEKELSPISKKRKSESSNNTNTNTNTNSNNIINGAVNGNSESSSSDGESCKKPREETIKAKISRAYVRTEASDTTSLVVKDGYQWRKYGQKVTRDNPCPRAYFKCSFAPSCPVKKKVQRSVEDQSILVATYEGEHNHSHPSQIEATSGSNRGMTLGSVPSSSSLASSGPTITLDLTKSKSSADTKSTKTRTETPEVRKFLVEQMASSLTKDPDFTKALAAAISGRILQHNSY, encoded by the exons ATGGACTACTCATCTGCTGCATATGATGATACTTCTTTGGATCTTAATACCAAGCCTCTCCGACTTTTCGATGATACTCCG ATCAAGAAAGAGGTGCATAGCAAAATATTGATTGACTTTGGGAGGCAGCTTTCAGCAAATGAAGAG AGTGGTGCTCTATTGGAGGAATTGCAACGGGTGAGTGCAGAGAACAAGAAGCTAACCGAAATGTTGACGGTGATGGGTGAGAGCTACAATGCTTTAAGAAGCCAGTTGCTGGATTACATGAGCAAGAACCCAGAGAAGGAGCTTAGCCcaatttcaaagaaaagaaagtctgAAAGCAGTAACAACACCAACACCAACACCAACACCAACAGCAACAATATCATCAACGGAGCAGTGAATGGAAACTCTGAGAGCAGCTCCAGTGATGGAGAATCTTGCAAGAAACCAAGGGAAGAGACCATCAAGGCAAAGATTTCAAGGGCTTATGTTCGTACCGAAGCATCAGATACAACAAGCCTG GTTGTGAAGGATGGATATcaatggagaaaatatggCCAAAAAGTTACTAGGGATAATCCTTGTCCTAGAGCTTACTTCAAATGCTCTTTTGCTCCAAGCTGCCCTGTCAAAAAGAAG GTGCAGAGAAGTGTTGAAGATCAATCTATTCTGGTGGCAACTTATGAAGGTGAACACAATCATTCCCACCCTTCTCAAATTGAAGCAACATCAGGCTCAAACCGCGGCATGACCTTAGGATCAGTCCCCTCCTCAAGCTCCCTTGCCTCATCTGGACCTACCATCACTCTTGACTTGACCAAATCCAAGTCCAGTGCTGATACCAAAAGTACAAAAACAAGAACCGAAACACCAGAAGTTCGAAAGTTTTTGGTGGAGCAGATGGCTTCTTCCTTGACAAAAGATCCCGATTTCACGAAAGCACTAGCAGCAGCCATTTCAGGAAGAATACTTCAACATAATTCTTACTGA